The segment GCTGCGCGAGGCGCGGGTGGATGTCTCGGAAGTGGCCGGCAAGCCGGGTGCGTACCGGGCGACCGTGTTCCTCCGCCCCCACTTCCAGCTGGAGGAACTGACCGCCTCGATCCGCCTGGTGGCCAGCTTGCCACCGCCGGTAGCGGCCTGACCCGAGCCGCCCGCCGGCAGCCCCGGCGGGCGGGCACCACGCTCTTCTCCAGACTTTCCAGATTCAGGAGTTCCACTCAATGGACGCGATCATTCTCGACCTCGGCGACGACATCAAAGGCGACAGCCTGCTCGAAGGCTTCACCGACAAGATCGAACTGATGTCGTACAGCCACAACGTGGCCATGCAGGTCACCAACGACGTCAGCAACTCGGAACGCACCTCCGGCCGCCCGCACATCGGCGAGTTCACCGTGACCAAGTTCATCGACACCTCCACCCCGTCGCTGAACGAATACTGCTGCGCCGGCAAGCCCATCACCACGGCGAAGGTCACCATCGGCCGCAACGCCGCCGAGGGCGACGGCAAGATCCTGCCCTTCATCGTCTACACCATGGATAACGTGGTGCTGTCCAACGTCAGCGTCAGCGGCGGCGCCGGCGGCAAGCCGGTGGAAACCCTGTCGATGAACTTCACCAAGATCAAATGGGAGCTCACCGCGCAGAAGGACGATGGCACCAAGGAAGGCACCGCGGCCTCCACCTGGGACCTGGCTTCCAACAAGGTGGTCAAGTAAGCGCGGCGCCCGGCCATGTCGGATGCCGGCCTGCTTGCGCCGCTGTTCGAGCGCCTCGCCGCCCAGGCGGACGAGGCGCCTGCCTGCGACCACGAGGCCCTGGCGGAGTCCGTCCGCCTGGAGCTGGCGCGGCTGCTCAACACCCGCCGCGCCAGTGCCAGGAGCGGCCGCCCGCTGACCATCCTCGACTACGGCATCGGCGACTGGAGCGCCCTGCAGGCGTACCGTGGCGATGACCGGCGCCAGCTGGTACGGGACATCCGCGCCGCCGTGCAGCACTTCGAACCCCGCCTGCAACTGACTTCGGTGGAAGCCGACCCGGCGCCCGGCCAGCCCCAGCGGCTGCGCATCCGCCTTGGCGGCAGCCTGCGCAGCGGCCAGCGCACCTGGCCGGCGGTGTTCATCATCGACAACGACGACGAGGGCCTCGAGGTGCGCCATGAGCGACTCGATTGACCCGGAACTGCTGGACTACTACCAGCGCGAACTCACCTGGCTGCGCCATGCCGGCGCCAGCTTCGCCGCCCGCTACCCCAAGGTCGCCCGGCGTCTGGAACTGGCCCCCGGCGAATGCCCGGACCCGCACGTGGAGCGCCTGCTCGAAGGCTTCTCCCTGCTGACCGCACGCCTGCAACGCCGTCTCGACGACGACTACGCCGAGTTCAGCGACGCCCTGCTGGAACAGCTCTACCCGCTGGCCCTGCGGCCAATCCCCTCCTGTGCCATCGTCCAGTTCGAGCCGGACCCGACCCAGGGCAGCCTGGCCGAGGGCTACCGGATGCCACGCGATACGCCGCTGTTCGTCACCACCAGCCAGGGCGCCAGCGTGCACTTGCGCACCACCGCCGAAGCGGTGCTCTGGCCCGTGCGCATCGGCCAGGCGACCCTGCTGGACGGCGACGAGGCGGTAGCCCTGACCGGGCGGCCGGATGCCCGCGCAGCCCTGCGCCTGGAACTGCACTGCCTGGGGGAATTCGACTGGGCACAGTTGCCCGTCCGCCAATTGCGCCTGCACCTGGCCGCCTCGCCGGTGACCAACGCCGCGCTCTTCGATCTGCTCGGTGCCCACAGCCTCGGCATTCACTGCGGCGTGCCCGGCCAACCGCTGCTGCCCTGCCCCGGAGAACCGCAACTGGTGGGTTTCGCCGACGACCAGGCGCTGCTTCCCGAAGAAGAAGGCCAGCATCCGGGCCTGCGGCTCTTGGCCGAGTACTTCACCTTTCCCGACAAGTTCGCCTTCTTCGATATCCCGATCCAGCCACCGGCAACCGGCGGTCGCGACTGCGTCCTGGTGATCGCCTTCGACCGCGCCCCGGCCGGCCGCCCGCACCTGCAAGCCGATGACCTGCGCCTGGGGTGCGCGCCCGTCATCAATCTGTTCCCGCGTACCTCCGAGCCCCTGCGCCCGGATGGCACCCGCAGCGAGTACCGCCTGGTGGCCGACGCCCACCGCGAAAGCAGCGTGGAGATCCACAGCATTCGCTCCGTACGCGCCGCCTCGCCGCGCGGCGTGAGTGCCGTGCCGGCCTATTACGGCCATGCCCATGGCGCAGGCGCTGCGGGTGCCGGACTCTACTGGCACGCCCGCCGGGTGCAGGGCATGAGCCCGAACCGCCGTGGCACCGACATGCTGCTGAGCCTGGTGGACACCGGCTTCGACCCGCTGCTGGATGCGCCCGAATACAGCCTGACCGCCGAACTGCTGTGCACCAACCGGCACCTGGCGGAGAACCTTCAGGCCGGCACACGCCTGGGCTTCGAGCGCCCCGGCCCTGTCGCCCGTGCCAGCCTGCGCAATCCGCCCAGCCCGCAAAGCCTGCCGCGGCTGTCCGGCGAATCGCGCTGGCGCATGGTCTCGCAACTCACCCTCAATCACCTCTCGTTGGTGGAAGGCCCGCAGGCGCTGGACGCCCTGCGCGAAATGCTCAACCTGCACAATCTGCGCGACGAAGGCAGCGCCCGCCGGCAGATCGACGGCATCGCCCGGCTCACTTGCGAACGGGTGGTGGCGCGGGTCGGCGACGACGCCTGGCGTGGCTGGCGCAATGGTCTCGAAGTGCGGCTCAGCCTCGACCCGCAGCATTTCGCCGGTGCCAGCTCCGTGCTGTTTTCCGCCGTGCTGGCGCAGTTCTTTTCCCTTTACGCGACCGCCAACCGCTTCGTGCGGACCGTGCTGGTCGATGGCGACAAGGAGGTCAGGACGTGGCAACCCCAGGCCGGCATGCCCCTTTCCCTCTGAGCCGGCGCCTGCGCGACGAGCCGCAGGCCTTCGAGTTCCTGCAGGCGCTCCTGCTGCTGGAGCGCGAACGGCCGGACGCCGAAGCACTTGGCCGCAGCAGCGCGCCCCAGGGTGAAGCGCTGCGCCTGCGCGGCCCGCTCACACCCACCTTCGCCGCCAGCCAGGTGGAGCGCCTGGAGGAAGAGCCCGGCCAGCCGCCCGTCCTGACCACTCCGGTGTTCGGTCTTGGCGGCCCCGACGGCCCCCTGCCCTACGCGTACCAGGAATGGTTGCAGCAACAGGCGAAGCAGAAGGATCACGCCCCAGCGGAATTCCTCGACCTGTTCCAGCACCGCCTGCTCAGCCTGCTCTACCGGGTGCTGGGCAAGCATCGCCTGGCCCTGGGCTTCCGCGCTCCCGATGACTCGCCGGCCCACGACCAGTTACTGGCCCTCTGCGGCCTGCTGCCCGATGCCCTGCAACACCGCCTGGCCCTGCCGGACGCTGCGGTGACCGCGCGCACCGCGCTGTTCGCCGGTGGCCGTCGCTCTCTCGCCGGCTTCGCCGCGCTGGTGCGCCACCAATTCAATGTCGCCGTGCGCTACGAGGCGTACCAGGGAGGCTGGCGCGAAATCCCGCCGGCCAGCCGCAGCCTCCTGCAACGCAAAGGCCGCAACCTGGGGCTGGGCCGCGATGCCATCGCCGGCACCCGCGTGTGGGACGAGCACGCCGGCATCCGCCTGACCCTCGGCCCGCTGAGCAACGCGCGCGCGCGAGACTTTCTCCCCGGCGGCAGCGAGCACGTGCGGCTCGCCAGTCTGGCCGCGCTCTACTTCGGCCCGGACCTGGACTGCGCCTTGCGCCTGCTGGTCCGTCCCGGCTCCCCGCTGTGCCTGGACCCCAGCCAACCGCCGCGCCTGCGCTGGAGCGGCGGGCTGCAATTGCGCGGCGAAGCCCTGCAACAGATCGACACTCGCTTGCGCCAGACGGAGGTGGCCTGACCATGGAACTCGGCAGCCTGATCGGACGCCTCAACGCAGAATGCCGCCGCGCCCTGGAGCGGGCCGCGCAGCGCTGCCTGCAACGCACCCACCATTACGTGGAAATCGAGCACCTGCTGCTGGAGCTGATGGACATCGAGGGCGGCGACCTGGCCTACCTGCTGCCGCGATTCGGCCTGGAACGCGATGCGGTGGCGACGGAGATCAATCAGGCGCTGGAGCTGTTCAAGGCGGGCAACACCCGAACCCCCGCGCTCTCGGCGCAGACCGTGGGCCTGCTGGAAGATGCCGTGGTGCAAGCCAGCGTGCTGGGCCAGCAGGGCATCCGTTCCGGCCTGCTGCTGCTCGCCCTGCTCGATCGCGACGAACGCCGCACGCTGCTGCTCAATAGCGCTTCCTCGCTGCTGCGCATTCCCCGCGAGGCCCTGCGCCAGAACCTGGCGGAATGGACCCAGGCCTCCCGCGAGCAGACCACCTCGCCCCAGGCCGCCAAGGGCAAGCCCGCCACGGCCGGCGCCCAGGACTCCATCCTCGACCAGTACACCCAGGACCTCACCGCCGATGCCCATGCCGGGCGCATCGACCCCATAGTCGGGCGCGACAGTGAGATCCGCCAGAGCATCGACATCCTCCTGCGCCGCCGGCAGAACAACCCGATCCTCGTTGGCGCCCCTGGCGTGGGAAAGACCGCCGTGGTCGAGGGCCTGGCCCTGCGCATCGCCGCCGGCGACGTGCCGCCGCCGCTGCAGGACGTCAGCCTGCGCGTGCTCGACCTCGGCCTGCTGCAGGCCGGCGCCGGGGTCAAGGGTGAGTTCGAGCAGCGCCTCAAGGGCGTGATCGACGGCGTCCGCAACGCCGAGAAGCCAGTCATCCTGTTCATCGACGAGGCCCATACGCTGATCGGCGCCGGCGCCGCCGAAGGCCAGAGCGACGCCGCCAACCTGCTCAAGCCGGCCCTGGCCCGTGGCGAGCTGCGCACCCTGGCCGCCACCACCTGGCTGGAATACAAGAAGTACTTCGAGAAGGACCCGGCGCTGGCCCGGCGCTTCCAGCTGGTGCAGGTGGAAGAGCCGGACGAATCCACGGCGGTCGAGATGCTGCGCGGGGTCGCCGCCAAGCTGGAACAGCACCACGGCGTGCAGGTGCTGGATGCGGCGATCCATGACGCGGTGAAGCTGTCCCATCGCTACATCTCCGGCCGGCAACTGCCGGACAAGGCCATCAGTGTGCTGGACACCGCCTGCGCCCGCGTCGCCCTGGGCCAGCACGACGTGCCGCCGCCACTGGAAAGCCTGCGCCACCGCGAACAGGCCCTGGAAGAAGAGCTGCAACGCCTGCGCCGCGAACAGGCCACCGGCCTCGACCACCGCGAGCGCATCACCGCCCTGGAAACCGAATCCCGCAGCAACGTCGTCGCCATCCGCGAGCTGGAAACCCGCTGGGGCGAGGAACGGGAAGCGGTGCGCGAACTGCTGGAAGCCCGCCGCGAACTGCTGACCCTTTCCGACAGCGTCGACGCCAGCAAGCCCAACGAAGAGCTGGACGACCGCATCGACCACCTGGCCGCCGAACTCGCACGCCTGGAAGCCGGGCTGGACGCCATCCGCCAGGACGACCCGCTGGTGCCCGAGCAGGTGGACTCCAAGACCGTGGCCGCGGTGATCGCCGGCTGGACCGGCATCCCCATCGGCAAGATGCTCGCCGACGAAGCCCATGCCGTGCGCACCCTCGGCCAACGCATGGGCCAACGCGTCATGGGGCAGAACGCCGCGCTCGGCACCATCGCCCAGCGCATCCAGGCCTACCGCGCCGGCCTCACCGACCCGGCCAAGCCCGTCGGCGTGTTCCTGCTGGTGGGTCCTACCGGCGTCGGCAAGACCGAAACCGCCTACGCCCTGGCCGACGCCCTCTACGGCGGCGAGCGCAACCTCATCAGCATCAACCTTTCCGAGTACCAGGAGGCCCACACCGTCAGCCAACTCAAGGGCGCCCCGCCCGGCTATGTCGGCTACGGCTCGGGCGGCGTGCTCACCGAAGCCGTACGCCGCCGCCCCTACTCCGTGGTGCTGCTGGACGAGATCGAAAAGGCCCACCCCGACGTGCTGGAAGCCTTCTACAACGTCTTCGACAAGGGCGTGATGGAAGACGGCACCGGCCTGGTGGTGGACTTCAAGAACACCGTGATGCTCGCCACCAGCAACGTCGGCGCCGAACTGGTGCTGGATACCGCGTCCGACCAGCTTGGCAGCGACGCCTTCAACGAACGCCTGCGCACGGTCCTGCTACAAGCCTTCCGCCCCGCCTTCCTCGCCCGCATGACCGTGGTGCCTTACCGCCCGCTGGACGAAGCGACGCTGGAAGGCATCGTCATCGCCAAGCTGGAAAGACTCCAGGGCCGCTACAAGGCCGCCACCGGCAAACACTTCGATTTCGACCCGGCCATCGTGAAAGCGGTATTGGCCAAGTGCAGCTCGGCAGGGGCGCGGGATATCGAGAATGTGCTGATGGCGCAGGTGACGGGGAAGTTGGCGGAGTGGGTGTTGGAGTGAGGGTACACAGGAAGGAGTAAGCGATGCCCGGACTAAGTCTGAATCTCTGCCTCAGCAGATTACGTGGCCAACTTGGTCATATCGCTTTCGGGCCGGCGGAGGATTGGTGCGTAACCAGATTCGATAGCAATGACGAGACCTTGGAAGTCTATTGGTCCGAGCCGAACGCCCCGTACTACCGGACAAGTGAATCCCAGAATGGACCAGGGGGCGGAACTCGTGGATGGGGAGGTCACGCGGAAATGCAGATGATTCGAGATTTCCCGAACACGACAAACCTCCACGGAGCCCCTTATCTGGTCGAAATCTTCATCAGCCGGAGCCCTTGCTCCCGATCACCGCAATTCAATGTTGCCGGACACAATTACCCCGTCGGCTGCGGCAAGAAAATACTGGAGCTGGTTAAACAGAACCCCAACGTCTCGGTGTGGAAAGTCGTTTACGACTCGGTTTTCAACGGTTCGAGAAACGCGCCTGATCCACAGGCAACTGCCCAGGCAGAGCACATGATCAACATCCTGAACCGACACCCGCGAGTAGAAGCGCTGCTGTGGAATGAATATCAACGGAGACTGGTTTGACCAACCTTGACTGACTACATGCGCGCCCCCGGAAGGAGTACTGCCGAATATCCATGGGCCTGTTCCGATCACTACGAAAAATGGTCAAGGAGTTAATCAAGGATGAACTGGGTAGAGTTTCAAGAAGCGAAGACGAGATTGATCGGAGGGAGTTCACCGCCCTTGCTGATGATGTCTGGCGTGATGCATGACAACGGCACCCGCTATCTCCTGGAGCAGAAGGGCGTCTCGTGCGACAACACCGAAACCGACCTGTTCAGTGGCAATTTCGAAGATCGCGATTTCGTCTGGAACGGCAGCAAAGTACGGGTGATGGGCAACTTCCAGAGCGGTGGGCACCCCGCACTGGCTGGTCTGGGCGCGGTGTATTGCGCTGGCAGGGTCATGGACTCCTATTTCTTCTTCCACAGCGGGCATTATCACCCCAAGCAGGAAAACGCCCTGTACTTCCTGTGCAATTTCATCGAGCAGAGCTGCGAAGGCCTTTCAGGAATTACGCGCGATACCAAGGTGGCGCAGCTCTGCGCGGTCAATCACCGCTTTTACCGGGACAAGTCCGAAACCGAGACCTACTGGGCATCATTTGCCCAGATCGCTGAAGGAAGCAGCCCCCAGAAGTCCAAGGTAGCCTCTTCGTCTCTCGTCATCCCGCGCAGCACGCCGATCAGGATCGGTGCCCCTTCTCCTTCCGTGCCCATACCCATTTCGGGAAGCAGCAAACAGGTCGTGAAGTCATCGGTTCCCAGCCTCCACGACATGGGCGTGACGGCCCATGGGCGCCACCTTCGTACGATCCCTACCCGTCCGGCCCAGTGGATACCCGATGCGAATCGCACCCGCTGCGCAGGGTGCAACAACGAATTCGGCCTGTTTCGCAGGAAACACCACTGCCGGCAGTGCGGTGACATCTTCTGCGCCGACTGCTCGAACAAGCAGAAGGCATTGGTGCGCCCGGCAAGAAGGAACACCGAGGACACGGACGCGGGCCCCTATCGCGTCTGCAACACCTGTCACGGTATCCAGGAACCGTAGCGCCTGCCGCTGGCAGCGCTATTGGCAAATGGTTCGACTTCGGGAGCCAGCCCCATGGGCAGGAAATGATGCGCCATGCCTAACTACACACGTATCGCCTACATCATCGTAGGCACCAAGTCCTACCATCAATGGGAAGACTTCGCCTCGAAGATCATCGAAAAGGCCTTGATGACCAGTGGCAAGGCTCGCGTCATCGATGCTGACCAGGAAGCAGATGTCAGCTGGTTGAGCGAGCTGAGCGACTCCAGCAACCAGAAGATGATCACCATTCTCAGGGTGGAAATGGAGGACGTGCTGGCCGGCAAGTCAATGCACAACCTGCACTTCTACCTCATGTCCACTCATAACCATGGCGCCCCCGGAAAGATCATCGTGCTGGGCCACGGTTCCCTTGGCGCGGAGATAGGCGCCTACGCGGACAAGGACAAGAAGGTTTATCTCGCCTCTTCTCAAAAGACGTTCATAGAAGCCGTTTTTCCGACTTTGCCACCACACCCCTCGACATCTCTCAACCTTCCGCCGGACCAGGGCCTGAAAACCATTGCGCTCCGCCAGTGCTATGCCGCACGGACCACCAGCAAGTACGTGAGCAAGTCCGCGCAGAACAATTCATACGAGGCTGCTGCAGGTTCGGCAGCTGACATCACGGCGAAAGCCTTGCGAAAGAAGGGATGGTCCGGCCTGGGTATCACGCTCACGTCATCGCCGGAGTTCAATATCTTCTTTGGCGGAACCGCATCGGTGGAAATGTCCACGATCATGCCCTTGGTCAATCAGGTGAAGGGCAACCCCACGGTTTTACCCGCAGAACACAAAGTCTCCCAGGACGGCAGCCGAATCGAGATCGCCAAGGGGGCCTTTGCCGACAAGAGCCAACTCAAGACCCATGACAGTCACCAGTGGTGGACGCCCGACGGTAGTAACCAGGTTCTTTACCCCGATCATTGGATCGTGAAGAAGAACCTGTTCAGCTGGGAGATCCTGCTGCCCGAGTATGTACGCGCCAATGTGACGGCAAACAGCCTGACTCCTATCGCCACATCAGAATCCGAATCCATGCACTTGAAGAAGACGGAATTCAAAGTCAGAACCATCATTTGAATACTCAACGCGCGCCGGCGTGAGCCATTTTTTCATGGAAGCGAACAAGGAAGAGAATGCCCCGACCCACTGACACCACCACCAGCCTTTCTCTCTGCGCCTCGGCACTGGCCGACCTGTATCCACAGCAACTGGTTGGCGGGGAGCATCTG is part of the Pseudomonas lalkuanensis genome and harbors:
- a CDS encoding Hcp family type VI secretion system effector → MDAIILDLGDDIKGDSLLEGFTDKIELMSYSHNVAMQVTNDVSNSERTSGRPHIGEFTVTKFIDTSTPSLNEYCCAGKPITTAKVTIGRNAAEGDGKILPFIVYTMDNVVLSNVSVSGGAGGKPVETLSMNFTKIKWELTAQKDDGTKEGTAASTWDLASNKVVK
- the tssF gene encoding type VI secretion system baseplate subunit TssF — its product is MSDSIDPELLDYYQRELTWLRHAGASFAARYPKVARRLELAPGECPDPHVERLLEGFSLLTARLQRRLDDDYAEFSDALLEQLYPLALRPIPSCAIVQFEPDPTQGSLAEGYRMPRDTPLFVTTSQGASVHLRTTAEAVLWPVRIGQATLLDGDEAVALTGRPDARAALRLELHCLGEFDWAQLPVRQLRLHLAASPVTNAALFDLLGAHSLGIHCGVPGQPLLPCPGEPQLVGFADDQALLPEEEGQHPGLRLLAEYFTFPDKFAFFDIPIQPPATGGRDCVLVIAFDRAPAGRPHLQADDLRLGCAPVINLFPRTSEPLRPDGTRSEYRLVADAHRESSVEIHSIRSVRAASPRGVSAVPAYYGHAHGAGAAGAGLYWHARRVQGMSPNRRGTDMLLSLVDTGFDPLLDAPEYSLTAELLCTNRHLAENLQAGTRLGFERPGPVARASLRNPPSPQSLPRLSGESRWRMVSQLTLNHLSLVEGPQALDALREMLNLHNLRDEGSARRQIDGIARLTCERVVARVGDDAWRGWRNGLEVRLSLDPQHFAGASSVLFSAVLAQFFSLYATANRFVRTVLVDGDKEVRTWQPQAGMPLSL
- the tssH gene encoding type VI secretion system ATPase TssH translates to MELGSLIGRLNAECRRALERAAQRCLQRTHHYVEIEHLLLELMDIEGGDLAYLLPRFGLERDAVATEINQALELFKAGNTRTPALSAQTVGLLEDAVVQASVLGQQGIRSGLLLLALLDRDERRTLLLNSASSLLRIPREALRQNLAEWTQASREQTTSPQAAKGKPATAGAQDSILDQYTQDLTADAHAGRIDPIVGRDSEIRQSIDILLRRRQNNPILVGAPGVGKTAVVEGLALRIAAGDVPPPLQDVSLRVLDLGLLQAGAGVKGEFEQRLKGVIDGVRNAEKPVILFIDEAHTLIGAGAAEGQSDAANLLKPALARGELRTLAATTWLEYKKYFEKDPALARRFQLVQVEEPDESTAVEMLRGVAAKLEQHHGVQVLDAAIHDAVKLSHRYISGRQLPDKAISVLDTACARVALGQHDVPPPLESLRHREQALEEELQRLRREQATGLDHRERITALETESRSNVVAIRELETRWGEEREAVRELLEARRELLTLSDSVDASKPNEELDDRIDHLAAELARLEAGLDAIRQDDPLVPEQVDSKTVAAVIAGWTGIPIGKMLADEAHAVRTLGQRMGQRVMGQNAALGTIAQRIQAYRAGLTDPAKPVGVFLLVGPTGVGKTETAYALADALYGGERNLISINLSEYQEAHTVSQLKGAPPGYVGYGSGGVLTEAVRRRPYSVVLLDEIEKAHPDVLEAFYNVFDKGVMEDGTGLVVDFKNTVMLATSNVGAELVLDTASDQLGSDAFNERLRTVLLQAFRPAFLARMTVVPYRPLDEATLEGIVIAKLERLQGRYKAATGKHFDFDPAIVKAVLAKCSSAGARDIENVLMAQVTGKLAEWVLE
- the tssE gene encoding type VI secretion system baseplate subunit TssE, which gives rise to MSDAGLLAPLFERLAAQADEAPACDHEALAESVRLELARLLNTRRASARSGRPLTILDYGIGDWSALQAYRGDDRRQLVRDIRAAVQHFEPRLQLTSVEADPAPGQPQRLRIRLGGSLRSGQRTWPAVFIIDNDDEGLEVRHERLD
- the tssG gene encoding type VI secretion system baseplate subunit TssG, producing MATPGRHAPFPLSRRLRDEPQAFEFLQALLLLERERPDAEALGRSSAPQGEALRLRGPLTPTFAASQVERLEEEPGQPPVLTTPVFGLGGPDGPLPYAYQEWLQQQAKQKDHAPAEFLDLFQHRLLSLLYRVLGKHRLALGFRAPDDSPAHDQLLALCGLLPDALQHRLALPDAAVTARTALFAGGRRSLAGFAALVRHQFNVAVRYEAYQGGWREIPPASRSLLQRKGRNLGLGRDAIAGTRVWDEHAGIRLTLGPLSNARARDFLPGGSEHVRLASLAALYFGPDLDCALRLLVRPGSPLCLDPSQPPRLRWSGGLQLRGEALQQIDTRLRQTEVA
- a CDS encoding FYVE zinc finger domain-containing protein, producing the protein MNWVEFQEAKTRLIGGSSPPLLMMSGVMHDNGTRYLLEQKGVSCDNTETDLFSGNFEDRDFVWNGSKVRVMGNFQSGGHPALAGLGAVYCAGRVMDSYFFFHSGHYHPKQENALYFLCNFIEQSCEGLSGITRDTKVAQLCAVNHRFYRDKSETETYWASFAQIAEGSSPQKSKVASSSLVIPRSTPIRIGAPSPSVPIPISGSSKQVVKSSVPSLHDMGVTAHGRHLRTIPTRPAQWIPDANRTRCAGCNNEFGLFRRKHHCRQCGDIFCADCSNKQKALVRPARRNTEDTDAGPYRVCNTCHGIQEP